The bacterium genome includes a window with the following:
- a CDS encoding AAA family ATPase: MARRGTDRGLHLPDLTISGFRGICHLSVGRLGRVTLLAGLNGAGKTTVLEAVQLYAGRASAAVCESILEARGDVTAVPDEEDAARRLAVPDYRRLFGWFSDPSEGSVVIGPNGSAPPMKLEMRALEDLLETEDPRLPVRLSESDALALLVTIGTERMVVPVPSPEAPTSYRPLRPGRTFGQRRSFATDGFPPAIKCVSIGPAAADDRIMRDHWESVALGPDEERAIEALRIVHGPSVERVAFIGGSGRMSRDSTPIVKLKGEERPVPLRNLGDGAVRILAAALALANSRDGLLLIDEAENGIHHLLQEDYWRMILQTAADNNVQVLATTHNWDCITGFASASAELDHVEGRAVRIEHCGDSLRAVEYDEEMLTVAADQQIELR; this comes from the coding sequence GTGGCTAGGCGCGGCACCGATCGGGGCCTGCATCTGCCGGATCTGACGATCTCGGGGTTCCGCGGGATCTGTCATCTCTCGGTCGGACGGCTGGGGCGCGTCACTCTGTTGGCGGGGCTCAACGGTGCCGGCAAGACGACGGTCCTCGAAGCGGTTCAGCTCTACGCGGGGCGCGCCTCGGCGGCGGTGTGCGAATCGATCCTCGAAGCCCGCGGCGACGTGACGGCGGTTCCCGACGAGGAGGACGCGGCGCGGCGGCTAGCCGTTCCCGACTATAGGCGACTCTTCGGGTGGTTCTCCGACCCTTCGGAGGGTTCTGTGGTGATCGGCCCCAACGGCTCCGCGCCACCGATGAAGCTGGAGATGCGAGCCCTCGAGGACCTGCTGGAGACCGAGGACCCGCGGCTCCCCGTCCGGCTGAGCGAGTCGGACGCCCTGGCGCTCTTGGTCACGATCGGCACCGAGCGCATGGTTGTTCCTGTGCCGAGCCCCGAGGCCCCGACTTCGTATCGTCCCCTACGTCCCGGGCGCACTTTCGGGCAGCGACGCTCTTTCGCGACAGACGGTTTCCCGCCCGCGATCAAATGCGTGTCGATCGGCCCCGCCGCTGCCGATGACCGGATTATGCGGGACCATTGGGAGAGCGTCGCCCTCGGCCCGGACGAGGAAAGGGCGATCGAGGCGTTGCGGATCGTGCACGGTCCGAGCGTGGAGCGCGTCGCGTTCATCGGCGGCAGCGGTCGTATGAGCAGAGACTCGACGCCGATCGTGAAGCTGAAGGGGGAGGAGCGCCCGGTGCCTCTTCGCAACCTCGGCGACGGCGCGGTCAGAATTCTCGCCGCGGCGCTGGCGCTCGCCAACAGCCGAGACGGGCTCCTACTCATCGACGAGGCCGAGAACGGGATCCATCACCTGCTCCAGGAGGACTACTGGCGCATGATCCTCCAGACCGCGGCCGACAACAACGTCCAAGTCCTGGCCACGACCCACAACTGGGACTGCATCACCGGGTTCGCTAGCGCCTCCGCCGAGTTGGACCATGTGGAGGGGCGGGCCGTCCGCATCGAACATTGCGGAGACTCGCTCCGAGCCGTCGAGTACGACGAGGAGATGCTCACCGTCGCCGCCGACCAACAGATCGAACTCCGCTGA